The region tagggcttctGTACTTATCCAACATGATTAGACAGAGATATGATgcaatgtattttactcatgcATAGTCACAAGCTTTCATTTGTGTGCATTGATGTCAGAAGAAAAATGTGGATAGTGAAGTTTCGCTTTGTTCCACCTCTGCATCAAATTGACTGATTATGCAGAAGTTAAAGAgtcaaaaaaacacagctggtCACATCTCCCTTTCAGCTCCCTCGGAACCGAATCACATGTACACTGCCTGCGTGCGGTGTGCGAcaagttttttttggggggttttccATTATTAGGAATCAGTTAGAAACAAGCTCTTTGAAAGCAGGGGAAATTCCCTGCTCAAACAATCTTTCACCTCAAAAGGCCTTTAAACGGCATTGTCATTTCAGGGTGTGAGGTTCCCCAGCAGGTCTGGGGTGATGTACCCGACAGGCATAGAGGGTAGAGCCTTGAGTGGGTGCTGTTGTGTTAGGGAGGGTGGGGGAGACTggcggggaggaggagggttaaGGAGCAGACTGTGCTCGCTGTCCATTTCCTGCACCACTGTGTAGTCCGCAACAGGGGCGAAGAACGGGCATTGGGGAGAGTCAGGAAGAATGTAAGGGGATTGATTTCCCTCTGCTGTTGCGGCAGGTTTGGTCTCCACCAGCTGAGGGTGTATGGTTTGATACCCCTCGCCAGGTGCTGGGGAGCTGGGGGGAGTGTTGATCTGCCGGTTGCTGCTATCCGAGGTGTAGCCACTTCCTTCAGgatccaccagcagcagctgaaaCTGCAGCTCCTTCGGATTTTTCTCTTCAGTTTCCTCCCCTCCTTTGTTCTCTTTTCCCTTCTTGTGTGTCTCCTCTTCGGTGACCAGGCCGCTCTCTTGGATGCGGAGATGCTGGCCAGGAGACAGCACCACGCCTCCAGAGGGCATCACGTTGCTGACCTGGGCGTAGAAGTCTGTGTTGACCCAAGTCTGCGACGCTCCAGTCTGGGTTTGGTCCAGGGGTCTGCCGCCTCTCTCTGGGGCTGTGGCTCTTTCCACAATATCGAAGGAGGAATCCCCGTCCTCCGGTTGGCCTGGCAGCAGGGTGGTCATCAGCAAAAGTGCGTCTTGTTCCGGTAGATCTGGATCGTAACAGCTGGCCCGGCCTGAGTCGTCATCGGGGAAGCTGGGGTAAAAAGAGAATCATATTTTTCAAGCAATCCTCAGTGTGAAAACAAGTGCTGTCTACCTCTGGCTGTTTTGTGGTTTAACAATTCTTGAAGGTGTCTACGTAACGCTCCAGTAACAACTTTGTAGCTGGTTTTAGAAAATTCTTAAAATTATATTGAACAtaggggtgaggggggggggggggggggggggggggggggtgaggtgTCAGACGAAAGTGATTAACAGCATGcaacagaaacagcctttttacTTTTCCCACAGCAAAGATCCTTCATGATTGATGCATTTGAcagttaaaagacagcaggactcgattgtttaaaaaaaaacacaaaaaaaaactacttaaacatgtacagtaGAAAATCAACGTACAGCTTtatccacagggggcgccaaaatcaacaccaACCAAAAGTTAaatacaggagctttaaatgacGCTGGACATCAAAAGGCCAAACAAGGAACAAGAATGAAAATGAGCAAAAGCTGAAGAATTTACATTTTCCTGCTTTGCATTAAAgctatgttaaattgcattgtccctatggaaaataaacatgaaaatcatCACAATAGCCCTCGAATAAGAAATTACCCGATGGTATTGGAGCACCCGATGTTCATGTGGTGGCCGACGGGCTGGTGCACGCCGAGGAGTCTCTGGGTGTCCGAGCCCTGGTTGTCCTCCTTCTCTCCAGCGTCTGCATCCTCAGCATCCACCTCGATGAACTCCACCCACGGCTCGTCTTGATAGAAGTCGGGCGCGTACGTCGGCAGGCCGCCCATCCCTCCACCACTCAGGATGAAATTCAGCTCAAC is a window of Labrus mixtus chromosome 5, fLabMix1.1, whole genome shotgun sequence DNA encoding:
- the ghra gene encoding growth hormone receptor a, with translation MAVSSCSPNLLLLLLVSSLDWLSAPGSAFLIDRDPLTSSASLEPHFTECISRNQETFRCWWNPGDFHNLSSPGALRVFYLKKDSSTSEWKECPEYIHSNRECFFDVNHTSIWIPYCMQLRSQNNITYFNEDDCFTVENIVHPDPPVSLNWTLLNISPSGLTYDVMVNWEPPPSADVSTGWMRLVYEIQYREKNTTGSWESLETQPHTQQTVYGLHIGKEYEVHIRCRMQAFTKFGEFSDSVFVLVTEIPNKESTFPLLLVFVFGVVGILVLIMLIIVSQQHRIMMILLPPIPAPKIKGIDPELLKKGKLVELNFILSGGGMGGLPTYAPDFYQDEPWVEFIEVDAEDADAGEKEDNQGSDTQRLLGVHQPVGHHMNIGCSNTIGFPDDDSGRASCYDPDLPEQDALLLMTTLLPGQPEDGDSSFDIVERATAPERGGRPLDQTQTGASQTWVNTDFYAQVSNVMPSGGVVLSPGQHLRIQESGLVTEEETHKKGKENKGGEETEEKNPKELQFQLLLVDPEGSGYTSDSSNRQINTPPSSPAPGEGYQTIHPQLVETKPAATAEGNQSPYILPDSPQCPFFAPVADYTVVQEMDSEHSLLLNPPPPRQSPPPSLTQQHPLKALPSMPVGYITPDLLGNLTP